Proteins encoded by one window of Salvia splendens isolate huo1 chromosome 14, SspV2, whole genome shotgun sequence:
- the LOC121765991 gene encoding F-box/LRR-repeat protein 17-like isoform X1 has translation MQSHQPHPATPISDAAFLIKRGKKRGSYNCGRCGLPKKGHICPFAAEGDELSTPVSKLAAESSAVASIGSASVGVVTPASVSRPAPPPRRRRALSFDDVTVAESVDELAEEEEEVDDDLDLDGAGGLPASCLWEVLRRLPPVGMLSAARVCRGWRETTRRVWRAAEELRLRVPAKAQIGFVGSVLQKCPGLLKLSLKIESDIDATMLACIAFSCPNLLSLEILTSDSCINRISGDDLSRFISDKKCLTSLKMEGCSNLGGFVLSSTSLSSLWLSDLHSLSKMVFNCPSLKEISLDFSRLETDTTDLTAVMDGLGRSCPKLQNIHIASALLSHDAILALSAANLRGLRMLSLVLGSGITDASVAAIALSFTKLELLDLSGSSISDGGLGMICNVFPETLSKLLLALCPNITSSGIQFAAAQLPRLELLDCGMTICDPNCEKSADEEDVDSELQKTPNSKMHLIYQKLIIKHNRLKKLSLWGCSGLDALYLNCPNLYELNLNSCRNLHPERLLLQCTNLKSVYASDCENMLIKKIETQVGSDYSAVENNYPLKRLPDGSKRVRVPYFCSPQPCDDDEKGRPAKRHCAVIASGEFV, from the exons ATGCAGAGCCATCAACCCCACCCCGCTACCCCCATCTCCGACGCCGCCTTCCTCATCAAGCGCGGCAAAAAGCGCGGCAGCTACAACTGCGGCCGCTGCGGTCTTCCGAAGAAGGGCCACATCTGCCCCTTCGCCGCCGAAGGCGACGAACTCTCCACTCCAGTCTCCAAACTCGCCGCCGAGTCCTCCGCCGTCGCCTCAATCGGATCCGCCTCCGTCGGGGTGGTGACGCCGGCGTCGGTTTCCCGGCCGGCGCCGCCTCCGAGGCGGAGGAGAGCTCTCTCGTTCGACGATGTTACCGTGGCGGAGTCGGTGGATGAGctggcggaggaggaggaggaggtggatGATGATCTGGATCTGGACGGCGCGGGTGGACTTCCGGCGAGCTGTTTGTGGGAGGTTTTGAGGAGATTGCCTCCTGTGGGGATGCTGTCGGCGGCGAGGGTGTGTAGGGGGTGGAGGGAGACTACGAGGAGGGTTTGGCGGGCGGCGGAGGAGCTCCGGCTTAGGGTTCCGGCGAAGGCGCAGATTGGATTTGTTGGATCCGTATTGCAGAAATGCCCTGGACTTTTAAAACTCTCTCTTAAAATCGAAAG TGATATTGATGCAACAATGCTGGCCTGCATTGCATTTTCGTGCCCTAATTTGCTGTCTTTGGAGATCTTGACATCCGATTCCTGCATCAACCGGATCTCAGG GGATGATTTGAGTCGTTTTATATCAGACAAGAAGTGTCTAACCAGTCTCAAGATGGAAGGTTGCTCCAACCTGGGAGGCTTTGTTTTGTCTTCAACCAGTCTGTCTAGTCTTTGGCTCTCCGATCTTCATTCACTCTCAAAGATG GTTTTTAACTGCCCCAGTTTGAAAGAGATTTCTTTGGACTTCTCTCGCCTAGAGACTGACACCACTGATCTTACTGCTGTTATGGACGGTCTTGGAAGAAGCTGCCCGAAGCTTCAGAACATCCACATTGCTTCTGCTTTGCTTTCACATGATGCCATTCTGGCTTTATCAGCTGCTAATTTGAG GGGACTGCGGATGCTTTCTCTTGTTCTTGGATCAGGAATAACGGATGCCTCAGTGGCAGCTATTGCTTTGAGTTTCACAAAGTTGGAACTGCTTGATCTAAGTGG GTCTAGCATCAGTGACGGTGGTCTTGGGATGATCTGCAATGTCTTCCCTGAAACATTATCAAAACTTCTACTTGCTCTTTGCCCCAACATCACCTCGA GTGGCATTCAATTTGCTGCTGCTCAGCTGCCTCGCCTGGAACTTTTGGACTGTGGGATGACTATATGTGATCCGAATTGTGAAAAGTCCGCTGACGAGGAGGATGTTGACTCTGAGCTACAGAAAACTCCCAATAGCAAGATGCACCTAATATACCAAAAGTTGATAATCAAGCATAACCGTTTGAAGAAACTTAGCTTATGGGGCTGTTCTGGTTTGGAT GCCTTATATCTAAATTGCCCTAACCTCTATGAATTGAACCTCAACTCATGCAGAAACTTGCATCCAg AGAGGCTGCTCCTTCAATGCACCAATTTAAAAAGTGTGTATGCATCTGATTGTGAAAACATGCTGATCAAAAAGATTGAGACACAG GTGGGCAGTGATTATTCAGCAGTAGAAAATAACTATCCCTTGAAACGGCTACCCGATGGCTCAAAGAGAGTCCGAGTTCCATATTTCTGCAGCCCTCAG CCATGCGATGATGATGAGAAGGGACGGCCTGCGAAACGCCATTGTGCTGTGATTGCTTCTGGAGAGTTTGTATGA
- the LOC121765991 gene encoding F-box/LRR-repeat protein 17-like isoform X2, which translates to MQSHQPHPATPISDAAFLIKRGKKRGSYNCGRCGLPKKGHICPFAAEGDELSTPVSKLAAESSAVASIGSASVGVVTPASVSRPAPPPRRRRALSFDDVTVAESVDELAEEEEEVDDDLDLDGAGGLPASCLWEVLRRLPPVGMLSAARVCRGWRETTRRVWRAAEELRLRVPAKAQIGFVGSVLQKCPGLLKLSLKIESDIDATMLACIAFSCPNLLSLEILTSDSCINRISGDDLSRFISDKKCLTSLKMEGCSNLGGFVLSSTSLSSLWLSDLHSLSKMVFNCPSLKEISLDFSRLETDTTDLTAVMDGLGRSCPKLQNIHIASALLSHDAILALSAANLRGLRMLSLVLGSGITDASVAAIALSFTKLELLDLSGSSISDGGLGMICNVFPETLSKLLLALCPNITSSGIQFAAAQLPRLELLDCGMTICDPNCEKSADEEDVDSELQKTPNSKMHLIYQKLIIKHNRLKKLSLWGCSGLDALYLNCPNLYELNLNSCRNLHPERLLLQCTNLKSVYASDCENMLIKKIETQVGSDYSAVENNYPLKRLPDGSKRVRVPYFCSPQCSHAMMMRRDGLRNAIVL; encoded by the exons ATGCAGAGCCATCAACCCCACCCCGCTACCCCCATCTCCGACGCCGCCTTCCTCATCAAGCGCGGCAAAAAGCGCGGCAGCTACAACTGCGGCCGCTGCGGTCTTCCGAAGAAGGGCCACATCTGCCCCTTCGCCGCCGAAGGCGACGAACTCTCCACTCCAGTCTCCAAACTCGCCGCCGAGTCCTCCGCCGTCGCCTCAATCGGATCCGCCTCCGTCGGGGTGGTGACGCCGGCGTCGGTTTCCCGGCCGGCGCCGCCTCCGAGGCGGAGGAGAGCTCTCTCGTTCGACGATGTTACCGTGGCGGAGTCGGTGGATGAGctggcggaggaggaggaggaggtggatGATGATCTGGATCTGGACGGCGCGGGTGGACTTCCGGCGAGCTGTTTGTGGGAGGTTTTGAGGAGATTGCCTCCTGTGGGGATGCTGTCGGCGGCGAGGGTGTGTAGGGGGTGGAGGGAGACTACGAGGAGGGTTTGGCGGGCGGCGGAGGAGCTCCGGCTTAGGGTTCCGGCGAAGGCGCAGATTGGATTTGTTGGATCCGTATTGCAGAAATGCCCTGGACTTTTAAAACTCTCTCTTAAAATCGAAAG TGATATTGATGCAACAATGCTGGCCTGCATTGCATTTTCGTGCCCTAATTTGCTGTCTTTGGAGATCTTGACATCCGATTCCTGCATCAACCGGATCTCAGG GGATGATTTGAGTCGTTTTATATCAGACAAGAAGTGTCTAACCAGTCTCAAGATGGAAGGTTGCTCCAACCTGGGAGGCTTTGTTTTGTCTTCAACCAGTCTGTCTAGTCTTTGGCTCTCCGATCTTCATTCACTCTCAAAGATG GTTTTTAACTGCCCCAGTTTGAAAGAGATTTCTTTGGACTTCTCTCGCCTAGAGACTGACACCACTGATCTTACTGCTGTTATGGACGGTCTTGGAAGAAGCTGCCCGAAGCTTCAGAACATCCACATTGCTTCTGCTTTGCTTTCACATGATGCCATTCTGGCTTTATCAGCTGCTAATTTGAG GGGACTGCGGATGCTTTCTCTTGTTCTTGGATCAGGAATAACGGATGCCTCAGTGGCAGCTATTGCTTTGAGTTTCACAAAGTTGGAACTGCTTGATCTAAGTGG GTCTAGCATCAGTGACGGTGGTCTTGGGATGATCTGCAATGTCTTCCCTGAAACATTATCAAAACTTCTACTTGCTCTTTGCCCCAACATCACCTCGA GTGGCATTCAATTTGCTGCTGCTCAGCTGCCTCGCCTGGAACTTTTGGACTGTGGGATGACTATATGTGATCCGAATTGTGAAAAGTCCGCTGACGAGGAGGATGTTGACTCTGAGCTACAGAAAACTCCCAATAGCAAGATGCACCTAATATACCAAAAGTTGATAATCAAGCATAACCGTTTGAAGAAACTTAGCTTATGGGGCTGTTCTGGTTTGGAT GCCTTATATCTAAATTGCCCTAACCTCTATGAATTGAACCTCAACTCATGCAGAAACTTGCATCCAg AGAGGCTGCTCCTTCAATGCACCAATTTAAAAAGTGTGTATGCATCTGATTGTGAAAACATGCTGATCAAAAAGATTGAGACACAG GTGGGCAGTGATTATTCAGCAGTAGAAAATAACTATCCCTTGAAACGGCTACCCGATGGCTCAAAGAGAGTCCGAGTTCCATATTTCTGCAGCCCTCAG TGTAGCCATGCGATGATGATGAGAAGGGACGGCCTGCGAAACGCCATTGTGCTGTGA